One window from the genome of Synergistetes bacterium HGW-Synergistetes-1 encodes:
- a CDS encoding MFS transporter, producing the protein MKVSKQVLLVFLAYYGINCLSNVYFVFGPFYSASGASPRAVGLFLSIFYMAMIVCRPLGSWTMERLGIRRALIGSSIISAAAAAGIALSLSDPAILLIFRAISGISASVFIVATIAYQSMILDARSRGIGFALFTTGSMLPMATIVPLSEFLLKMGHSNYYLWLPVLVAFICLAISLGVRDISAETQEKPVWGTYKNMLCCPGVKTLYLTAFLMSLADGATLCAAALAEDRGVPVSWFMISVAVAAVIIRTAGFRTMDNVPRILLAAPAAGLMGVSLLCLSFSSSWISFVTFGLAFGFGIGAGFPTDLSIIGDLLSIEYHPKATGSLLLAIDLGWVITPLIFGLISPLLGASGAFRLIGILVLVGSSAMQYFCWMPLRRSLKEQA; encoded by the coding sequence ATGAAGGTCTCAAAACAAGTCCTGCTGGTATTTCTTGCCTATTACGGCATCAACTGCCTTTCAAACGTCTATTTTGTTTTCGGTCCCTTTTACAGCGCATCGGGAGCATCTCCGAGGGCGGTAGGGCTGTTTCTCAGTATCTTCTACATGGCTATGATAGTCTGCAGGCCGCTTGGCAGCTGGACTATGGAGAGACTTGGGATAAGAAGGGCACTTATAGGGAGTTCCATCATCTCTGCCGCTGCAGCCGCGGGGATAGCCCTGTCTCTTTCAGATCCGGCGATACTTCTTATTTTCAGGGCCATCTCCGGAATAAGCGCAAGTGTTTTTATAGTTGCAACTATTGCATATCAGTCGATGATACTGGACGCGAGGTCGAGAGGTATTGGTTTTGCTCTTTTTACGACCGGTTCTATGCTTCCCATGGCGACGATAGTTCCTCTGTCGGAATTTCTTCTGAAAATGGGACATTCAAATTATTATCTCTGGCTGCCGGTACTCGTCGCTTTTATCTGCCTTGCAATAAGCCTTGGTGTAAGAGACATTTCGGCAGAGACTCAGGAGAAGCCTGTCTGGGGGACTTATAAAAACATGCTTTGCTGTCCCGGGGTGAAGACTCTTTATCTTACAGCTTTCCTCATGTCCCTGGCCGATGGTGCGACACTCTGCGCTGCGGCGCTGGCAGAGGACAGGGGAGTCCCGGTCTCATGGTTCATGATTTCAGTAGCAGTTGCCGCTGTGATCATCAGAACAGCCGGGTTCAGAACGATGGACAATGTTCCCAGGATCCTACTTGCTGCACCTGCAGCGGGACTTATGGGGGTTTCTCTGCTGTGTCTGTCTTTCAGCTCCAGCTGGATCTCTTTTGTTACTTTTGGTCTGGCCTTTGGTTTTGGGATAGGGGCAGGGTTTCCTACGGACCTATCAATAATCGGAGATTTGCTCTCCATTGAATACCACCCTAAAGCGACAGGCTCACTGCTTCTAGCAATAGATCTGGGGTGGGTCATAACGCCTCTTATCTTTGGATTAATATCGCCCCTGCTCGGAGCAAGCGGAGCATTTCGTCTTATAGGTATCCTTGTATTGGTAGGTTCTTCAGCGATGCAGTACTTCTGCTGGATGCCTCTCCGCAGAAGTCTTAAGGAACAGGCGTAA